From one Chloroherpetonaceae bacterium genomic stretch:
- a CDS encoding PAS domain-containing protein: MNALEKQMLSSEPKISSLLSGLIIESLQDPLCVKDSGGRYTYLNAAMCRLLGVTSPKDAVGRTDLAFFPDDIVRQRRNDDLLLLTAQLPAISKEEALIEPATGLLKWFQITKSPLKDSEQRIIGTVELYRDIAARKESMEVVHRIQAELLQKEAALSSLINNTDDYIWAIDREYNLSVANEAVRHFARTALGIEIQIGMPFFSIVPPENVEVWNRYANLALGGEHVVFETSHRLADGSVRYEEATLNPIKDFQGEIFGAAVFVRDITRRKRIEEELQVLNRELEKQLAEVQKTQAQLIQAEKMSSLGQMVAGIAHELNTPIGYVQNNLELIGKRFETLSELYAKAIEAIACINDNRLEDALCKFQEISESELATKESLSQLVSRTQKLFNGCMVGLEQMANLVQSMRNFSRLDEAEMKRANLLDGIRSSLLMLGHMLREKAIQVETYLEPLPMIDCYPAQLNQVFMNIIQNAIHAVEASPAPRIRIYARQEGNFAVVKIQDNGTGIPKEIRGKIFDPFFTTKPVGKGTGLGLSIAYSIVEKHKGSISFETEEGVGTTFEIKIPIVEFIPSNQDTRE, from the coding sequence ATGAACGCGCTCGAGAAACAGATGCTGAGTTCAGAGCCGAAAATAAGTAGCCTGCTATCGGGGCTGATTATAGAGAGTCTGCAAGATCCCTTGTGCGTCAAGGATAGTGGCGGGCGCTACACGTATCTGAATGCGGCAATGTGCCGCTTGCTTGGCGTAACCAGCCCAAAAGATGCAGTCGGCAGAACAGACTTGGCTTTTTTTCCTGATGATATAGTAAGACAGCGGCGCAATGATGACCTTCTTCTGCTCACTGCACAGTTGCCAGCTATCTCAAAAGAAGAAGCATTGATTGAGCCGGCAACAGGGCTGCTCAAGTGGTTTCAAATCACTAAGTCGCCCCTAAAAGATAGTGAACAGCGCATCATCGGTACCGTTGAGCTATACCGTGACATTGCGGCGCGCAAGGAAAGTATGGAGGTGGTGCATCGCATTCAAGCTGAGCTGCTGCAGAAGGAAGCAGCGCTCTCAAGCTTGATTAACAATACAGACGATTACATCTGGGCAATTGACCGAGAGTATAACCTGAGCGTGGCAAATGAAGCAGTAAGGCACTTTGCGCGCACAGCATTGGGCATTGAAATCCAGATTGGAATGCCATTTTTTTCAATCGTGCCGCCTGAGAATGTCGAGGTGTGGAATCGATATGCCAATCTGGCACTTGGCGGCGAGCATGTGGTGTTCGAGACTAGTCATCGATTAGCAGACGGAAGCGTGCGCTACGAGGAAGCAACGCTCAACCCTATCAAGGATTTTCAAGGGGAGATTTTTGGGGCAGCTGTCTTCGTGCGCGACATTACGCGTCGCAAACGCATTGAGGAAGAGCTGCAGGTGCTCAACAGAGAGCTTGAAAAGCAACTGGCAGAGGTGCAAAAAACTCAGGCGCAGCTTATTCAAGCAGAGAAGATGAGTTCCCTAGGGCAAATGGTGGCGGGCATTGCACATGAACTCAACACGCCAATTGGCTATGTGCAGAATAATTTGGAGCTAATTGGCAAGCGCTTTGAGACGCTCTCAGAGCTGTATGCTAAAGCAATTGAGGCAATTGCGTGCATCAACGACAATCGTCTGGAAGATGCGCTGTGCAAATTTCAAGAAATCTCAGAATCTGAGCTGGCAACAAAAGAGTCGCTGTCGCAACTTGTAAGCCGCACTCAGAAGCTATTCAACGGGTGCATGGTCGGCCTAGAGCAGATGGCAAACCTTGTTCAAAGTATGCGCAATTTCTCTCGCTTGGACGAGGCGGAGATGAAGCGCGCAAATCTTTTGGACGGCATTCGTAGCAGCCTGCTGATGCTAGGGCACATGTTGCGTGAAAAAGCTATCCAAGTCGAGACCTATCTGGAGCCCCTACCAATGATTGATTGCTACCCAGCACAGCTGAATCAGGTTTTTATGAACATTATTCAAAATGCGATTCATGCAGTTGAAGCCAGCCCTGCACCCCGAATTCGCATCTATGCCCGACAAGAAGGCAACTTTGCTGTCGTAAAAATTCAAGACAACGGCACAGGGATTCCGAAAGAAATTCGCGGTAAGATTTTTGACCCCTTTTTCACCACCAAGCCCGTTGGCAAAGGCACAGGATTAGGACTTTCTATTGCCTACAGCATTGTTGAGAAGCACAAAGGCTCTATTTCCTTTGAAACCGAAGAAGGCGTGGGCACGACCTTCGAAATCAAGATTCCAATTGTAGAATTTATACCCTCAAACCAAGACACAAGAGAATGA
- a CDS encoding response regulator, which translates to MMKLKMLIVDDEPQVLESLRQLFDAEFIVFTAQSGEEALNLALQLPDLAVIISDQRMPTMKGVDLLKQIKQMLPDTMRILLTGYTDLDAVLDSVNLGEIFRYVRKPWQPETLKSIVSLAAASYVLRKQKQTRAMLREQPPAQATHTPKSNLVRLDLSNALGEPLPQVKVPEPSNAPKPVAKEENRSSTPLPANQTTPKQYLSFEEEFFATFKPETIAEVEKYESFEEEFFAKLNEHVAMLEAKLSESEETQAGVQNPLPAANTSWLNEELEEMRAFREVFYGRSGKPKVLVVDDEKRVLTALTDLLSDEFNVIACNDARTALDVLESNALISVLLSDQRMPGMSGVDFLIAAHRIAPLVPKILMTGYTDLEDIVRLVNEGQIFRHIQKPWDVSKLRECLLLAAEEFRRRVEHGLRQRHLYLKQPEKAAQLMAVEAKGRTGRNIENEIESLKKIAALLKRN; encoded by the coding sequence ATGATGAAACTCAAGATGTTGATTGTCGATGATGAGCCGCAGGTGCTGGAGTCGCTGCGCCAGTTGTTTGATGCCGAGTTTATTGTGTTTACGGCGCAAAGTGGAGAAGAAGCGCTGAATTTAGCCTTACAGTTGCCTGACCTTGCTGTGATAATTAGCGACCAGCGGATGCCTACGATGAAGGGCGTGGATTTGCTCAAGCAGATTAAGCAAATGCTGCCCGACACAATGCGCATTTTGCTAACGGGATACACTGACCTTGATGCCGTCTTGGATTCCGTTAATCTGGGCGAGATTTTTCGGTATGTGCGTAAGCCATGGCAGCCAGAGACCTTGAAGTCTATTGTCTCACTAGCCGCAGCCTCATATGTGCTGCGCAAACAGAAGCAGACACGCGCCATGTTGCGCGAGCAACCTCCAGCGCAAGCGACCCACACACCGAAATCCAATCTGGTGAGGCTTGATCTCTCAAATGCACTGGGCGAACCGCTGCCACAAGTGAAAGTGCCAGAGCCAAGCAACGCGCCGAAGCCTGTGGCAAAGGAGGAAAATCGCTCAAGCACGCCGCTACCCGCTAACCAAACTACGCCCAAACAGTATCTGTCATTTGAGGAAGAATTCTTTGCAACTTTCAAGCCCGAGACAATCGCAGAGGTAGAAAAATACGAGAGCTTCGAAGAAGAGTTTTTTGCGAAGCTCAATGAGCATGTGGCGATGTTGGAAGCAAAGCTGTCTGAGTCAGAAGAAACCCAAGCAGGCGTGCAAAATCCGCTACCTGCGGCGAACACATCATGGCTGAATGAGGAGCTGGAAGAAATGCGTGCGTTTCGTGAGGTCTTCTATGGACGCAGCGGTAAGCCGAAAGTGCTGGTTGTCGATGATGAAAAGCGAGTGCTGACTGCGCTAACAGACTTGCTCTCCGATGAATTCAATGTAATTGCTTGCAATGATGCCCGCACCGCCTTAGATGTGCTAGAATCCAATGCCCTCATTTCTGTCTTGCTGTCCGACCAGCGAATGCCCGGTATGAGTGGCGTCGACTTTCTGATTGCAGCCCATCGCATTGCCCCGCTTGTGCCAAAAATTTTGATGACAGGCTATACCGACCTTGAAGACATTGTTCGCCTTGTGAATGAAGGTCAAATCTTCCGACATATTCAGAAACCTTGGGATGTAAGCAAGCTGCGAGAATGCTTGCTGCTGGCAGCGGAGGAATTCCGACGCCGCGTGGAACACGGTCTGCGTCAGCGGCATCTTTACCTCAAACAGCCAGAGAAAGCAGCGCAGCTTATGGCAGTAGAAGCCAAAGGCAGAACAGGACGAAACATAGAGAACGAGATCGAGAGCCTAAAAAAAATCGCAGCGCTACTTAAGAGGAACTAA
- a CDS encoding PhoX family protein: protein MLRKLLQQALFGLLVCGITLSGCRSNTTDSSSASTVELRQYSVTPTFVSRIAQGVQAFTLISSDDTLRQSPNFVFGGMADGAGLLRNPDGTFTFVCNHEDNFAVSRITLDQTFRPVRGEYLMTSNDGLWRLCSATMVTPEVHGVARPQFITCGESGPESQIHIVDPYGRPSETDRILTNFGYWSGENAVTLPKGTYPNRTVTIIGDDDFQGAGEVALYVGEGTGNFDNGKLYVMARRDNVRRERSMVAGQVYEVEFREITNPKSRAAAEFNQEAARLNAIAFGRVEDLDYRKGSDAAATEIYFCVTGQVWGTGANADSARTMYGRVYRLRLDPSNPLRGTLEVLFDGDDPNGPAREFMNPDNICVTENFVYIQEDPNRYRGANVFDARRQNHDCRIYQWRIGSSPSTISVFLEVSPPRDGSAAQRKYVAERNPDGSATNWFVGSDGRPAIGEWEYGAMLDISNEVGRPGTFLVCVQTHTWRQGGQAPGRDFRNPDGGTLPAAQVPTNFGEGSYVLILTNVPR, encoded by the coding sequence ATGCTCAGGAAACTACTTCAGCAAGCACTCTTTGGATTGCTCGTTTGTGGGATAACCCTTTCAGGCTGCCGCAGTAACACTACCGACAGTAGCTCAGCCTCGACGGTTGAACTGCGTCAGTATTCGGTTACACCGACTTTCGTCTCACGCATTGCGCAAGGTGTGCAAGCCTTCACGCTCATTAGCTCTGACGATACGCTGCGTCAGTCTCCAAACTTCGTCTTCGGCGGTATGGCAGATGGCGCAGGTCTTCTTAGGAATCCAGACGGCACTTTTACCTTTGTGTGCAACCATGAGGATAACTTTGCTGTCTCACGCATCACACTTGACCAGACCTTCCGTCCTGTGCGTGGTGAGTATTTGATGACCTCTAACGACGGTTTGTGGCGTCTTTGCTCTGCGACGATGGTTACGCCCGAAGTGCACGGCGTTGCTCGCCCGCAGTTTATCACCTGCGGTGAATCCGGCCCTGAATCTCAGATTCACATCGTAGATCCATATGGTCGCCCAAGTGAAACTGACCGTATTCTGACCAACTTTGGCTACTGGAGTGGCGAAAACGCCGTTACCTTGCCGAAAGGCACTTATCCGAACCGCACAGTTACTATCATCGGTGATGATGATTTTCAAGGCGCAGGTGAAGTGGCGCTCTATGTTGGCGAAGGCACTGGCAATTTCGACAACGGCAAGCTCTATGTGATGGCACGCCGCGACAATGTCCGCCGTGAACGCTCAATGGTGGCTGGGCAAGTGTATGAGGTAGAGTTCCGTGAAATCACTAATCCGAAGTCTCGAGCTGCCGCAGAGTTCAACCAAGAAGCGGCTCGCTTGAATGCCATTGCCTTTGGTCGCGTTGAAGACCTTGACTACCGCAAAGGGTCAGACGCAGCCGCCACTGAGATTTACTTCTGCGTTACTGGTCAGGTGTGGGGCACCGGCGCCAATGCCGATAGCGCTCGCACAATGTATGGTCGTGTGTATCGCTTGCGCTTAGACCCCAGCAACCCTCTTCGTGGCACACTTGAAGTTCTCTTCGATGGCGATGACCCGAATGGTCCAGCCCGCGAGTTTATGAACCCTGATAACATTTGCGTGACAGAAAACTTCGTCTACATCCAAGAAGACCCCAACCGCTATCGTGGTGCAAATGTCTTTGATGCCCGCCGTCAAAATCATGACTGCCGTATCTACCAGTGGCGCATTGGTTCAAGCCCAAGCACCATCTCGGTTTTCTTGGAAGTCTCTCCACCACGCGACGGCAGTGCTGCTCAGCGTAAGTATGTGGCAGAGCGAAACCCCGATGGCAGTGCAACTAACTGGTTCGTCGGCTCTGACGGACGACCTGCTATTGGTGAATGGGAATACGGTGCTATGCTTGATATCTCCAATGAAGTCGGTCGCCCTGGCACTTTCCTTGTCTGTGTGCAGACGCACACTTGGCGGCAAGGTGGTCAAGCGCCCGGTAGAGACTTCCGCAATCCAGACGGCGGCACTCTGCCTGCTGCACAAGTTCCTACCAACTTCGGTGAGGGCAGCTATGTTCTAATTCTCACGAATGTGCCTCGCTAA
- a CDS encoding alkaline phosphatase family protein yields MNTHPFWLLLLFCLISTIAPAQTKKTAAQAPKLVVAIVIDQFRYDYLERFRAYYLPASKSSGGFNRLLASGALFTNAHYPYINTYTAPGHATLFTGVMPARSGIVGNEWIDRSTNRMVYCVEDTSVSTVGINASANSGKMSPRNALVSMVTDHLKTISPKSKVIGIALKDRGAILPAGKKADAAFWFDAASGKWISSSYYFPNGNLPKWLENFNERKLPESYLGKEWVRLLPDSAYTMPDDAVGESNLLGEERPVFPHKVIDATKLSDPRLRNVRRFEAIAPTPFGNELTIEIAKAAIEGEALGQRGVTDVLTISFSSVDYCGHAFGPDSQEQMDIVVRLDRQLSDFFQYLDKKIGFENCWFALSADHGVSPLPEQLQPDGKRGERLFKANTLDSLRRLVSAKYPNVVGTIENDEVVLNRDAVAKLGYSPSEVERFVGECALQLRGVIGFVTRTDLEQGSLDATGKMVKHSFFASRSGDVKLLLRPYSFFAFAQTGTTHGTAYDYDTHVPMLFCGKGIRPGKYHAAVWTTDFAPTLHYWLGLPPELADYDGRPLYEIFEQKDAQSARRFRR; encoded by the coding sequence ATGAATACGCACCCTTTCTGGCTTCTTTTGCTTTTTTGTCTAATCAGCACAATCGCACCAGCGCAAACCAAGAAAACTGCAGCACAAGCACCCAAGTTGGTGGTCGCAATTGTAATAGACCAGTTTCGCTACGATTACTTGGAGCGGTTCAGGGCATACTACTTGCCAGCAAGTAAGTCATCAGGTGGGTTTAATCGGCTGCTGGCAAGCGGTGCACTCTTTACGAATGCGCACTACCCTTACATCAACACTTACACTGCACCCGGACATGCCACACTTTTTACGGGTGTAATGCCAGCGCGCAGCGGCATCGTAGGCAACGAGTGGATTGACCGTTCCACTAACCGCATGGTCTACTGCGTCGAGGATACAAGCGTGAGCACTGTTGGAATCAATGCGAGTGCCAATTCAGGTAAAATGTCGCCCCGAAATGCGCTGGTTTCAATGGTCACTGACCACTTGAAGACAATCTCGCCAAAAAGCAAGGTGATTGGAATTGCACTCAAAGATAGAGGTGCGATACTGCCAGCAGGTAAAAAAGCCGATGCAGCATTCTGGTTCGATGCGGCAAGTGGCAAGTGGATTTCAAGTTCATACTACTTTCCAAATGGTAATCTGCCAAAGTGGTTAGAAAACTTCAACGAGAGAAAGTTGCCTGAAAGTTATTTAGGCAAAGAATGGGTTAGGCTGTTGCCTGATAGCGCTTACACAATGCCAGATGATGCAGTGGGCGAAAGTAACTTGTTAGGTGAAGAGCGCCCAGTATTCCCGCATAAGGTGATTGATGCGACAAAGCTAAGTGACCCGCGCTTACGAAATGTAAGACGGTTTGAGGCGATTGCACCCACACCATTTGGCAATGAGCTAACGATTGAAATCGCCAAAGCAGCAATTGAAGGAGAGGCGTTGGGACAGCGTGGCGTAACTGATGTGCTCACTATCTCGTTTTCCTCAGTTGACTACTGTGGACATGCTTTTGGGCCAGATAGCCAAGAGCAGATGGATATCGTTGTGCGTTTAGACCGTCAGCTTAGCGATTTTTTTCAATACTTGGACAAAAAAATTGGGTTTGAAAATTGCTGGTTTGCACTGTCTGCCGATCATGGCGTCTCGCCGTTGCCAGAACAGTTGCAGCCTGACGGCAAGCGTGGAGAACGGCTCTTCAAAGCGAACACATTAGATTCGTTGCGCAGGTTGGTCAGTGCAAAATACCCGAACGTGGTCGGCACTATAGAAAACGATGAAGTGGTGCTAAACCGCGACGCTGTAGCGAAACTGGGCTACAGCCCCAGCGAAGTAGAGCGATTTGTAGGCGAGTGTGCACTGCAGCTACGCGGCGTGATTGGCTTTGTAACGCGCACGGACCTGGAACAGGGCAGCTTAGATGCGACAGGTAAAATGGTAAAGCACTCTTTCTTCGCATCGCGCAGCGGTGATGTGAAGTTGCTGCTTAGACCCTATTCCTTCTTTGCATTTGCACAAACTGGCACCACACACGGCACGGCTTACGACTATGACACACATGTGCCAATGCTATTCTGCGGCAAAGGCATTCGTCCCGGCAAGTATCACGCGGCAGTGTGGACAACTGACTTTGCCCCAACCTTACACTACTGGCTTGGTCTACCCCCCGAGCTAGCCGATTATGACGGCAGGCCGCTCTATGAAATCTTTGAGCAAAAGGATGCGCAAAGCGCAAGACGCTTTCGCCGTTGA
- a CDS encoding ATP-binding protein: MQLEDSKANFQTDLQVKRYSELIIYAIIFLFLVAASFVVSIVLSRQSQQDAQHIFCATQQQRSWANAVESFTRANIAIYMESGNAMPDLKTAVEAIQQFKHLMNALAHGDSLEMNGKVFQISAVSEPSLQQVLKTMQTRWAEVEGDFTAFAKKFSEGHIDTALFTKVADPILAKLGPQIAEDTRTFIVTLGFLSEERITGLQTFQIGALMLSVVVFLVMAFRLAISLQAQDRVIVERTRQIMEQNQKILEQNELINAEKRTVEKLNQELENNLKKLRETQAYLIQTEKMSSLGQMVAGIAHELNTPIGYVNTNVVLVKERFLELADTLRKALRAQELIYNDQFEEAVVEMQAIASSPYGTIAELDETEARVKRLLAASQAGLEQMANLVRSMRNFSRLDEAEMKKADIHEGIKGSLLMLSPQLKTNDIQVTTDYGDLPMIECYPAQLNQVFLNLIQNAVHAVEGRPEPKIHISTTLENGEIVVRISDNGPGIPEEIQSKIFDPFFTTKPVGKGTGLGLSICYSIIQKHQGTITFETQKGVGTTFIVRIPARDFMPVSSQTGQVQVEKV; the protein is encoded by the coding sequence ATGCAACTGGAAGATTCAAAAGCAAATTTTCAGACAGATTTACAGGTCAAGCGATACAGTGAATTGATTATCTACGCAATCATTTTTCTCTTCCTAGTAGCAGCCTCGTTTGTCGTCAGTATTGTGCTCTCACGTCAAAGTCAACAAGATGCGCAGCACATTTTTTGTGCCACGCAGCAGCAGCGTAGCTGGGCAAACGCTGTAGAGTCTTTTACCAGAGCAAACATTGCAATCTACATGGAGTCAGGGAATGCAATGCCTGACTTGAAGACAGCAGTAGAGGCAATTCAGCAATTCAAGCATCTAATGAATGCACTAGCGCACGGCGACTCTCTAGAGATGAACGGCAAGGTGTTCCAGATTTCAGCAGTCTCTGAGCCAAGCCTGCAGCAGGTGCTGAAAACAATGCAAACACGCTGGGCAGAAGTAGAGGGAGATTTTACAGCTTTTGCAAAGAAGTTCTCAGAAGGGCACATTGATACGGCACTTTTTACCAAAGTTGCCGATCCGATTCTAGCAAAGTTAGGACCTCAGATTGCAGAGGATACGCGAACCTTCATCGTTACGCTGGGCTTCCTATCCGAAGAACGCATTACAGGCTTGCAGACATTTCAGATTGGTGCGCTCATGCTCAGCGTTGTGGTCTTCTTAGTTATGGCGTTTCGACTGGCGATCTCGCTCCAAGCACAAGACCGTGTCATTGTGGAGCGCACGCGGCAAATTATGGAGCAGAACCAGAAAATTCTGGAACAGAATGAACTCATTAACGCAGAAAAGCGCACAGTAGAGAAACTCAATCAAGAACTAGAAAACAATCTCAAAAAGCTGCGTGAGACTCAAGCCTATCTGATTCAAACTGAAAAGATGAGTTCCCTAGGGCAAATGGTAGCAGGCATTGCACACGAACTCAACACACCAATTGGCTATGTGAATACAAATGTGGTGCTGGTAAAAGAGCGCTTCTTGGAGCTGGCAGATACCTTGCGCAAAGCACTCAGGGCACAGGAGCTGATTTACAATGACCAGTTTGAAGAAGCAGTGGTCGAGATGCAAGCCATTGCCAGTTCCCCATATGGGACAATTGCTGAGCTCGATGAAACCGAAGCACGCGTCAAGCGTCTGCTTGCCGCCTCACAGGCGGGGCTTGAGCAAATGGCAAATCTGGTGCGCAGTATGCGCAATTTCTCTCGCCTTGATGAAGCTGAAATGAAGAAAGCAGACATTCACGAAGGCATCAAGGGGAGTCTGCTGATGCTCTCGCCACAGCTGAAAACCAACGACATTCAGGTTACAACCGATTATGGAGACCTGCCAATGATTGAGTGCTACCCTGCTCAGCTGAACCAGGTTTTTCTAAATCTTATTCAAAATGCAGTGCATGCGGTAGAAGGGCGACCAGAGCCAAAAATCCACATCTCAACAACACTGGAAAATGGCGAGATTGTGGTCAGAATTTCAGACAACGGACCCGGGATTCCTGAAGAAATCCAAAGCAAGATTTTTGACCCCTTCTTCACCACGAAACCTGTGGGCAAGGGCACTGGTCTAGGTCTTTCAATTTGCTACAGTATCATTCAAAAACATCAAGGCACAATTACCTTCGAGACGCAAAAGGGTGTTGGCACGACCTTTATTGTGCGCATTCCTGCACGGGATTTTATGCCGGTAAGCAGTCAAACTGGACAAGTGCAAGTAGAAAAGGTATAG
- a CDS encoding c-type cytochrome — protein sequence MNRILTFVAIAIIVVASSCTKLPKTSSTASKDIADSTVKATFSKNLRALHAALGALDSLIASAASDTLSKTVVQQAFRTARLAYKRIEFLSEYYAPRTSEEMNGPALVKVGEEFKLEQPTGFQVLEEMLFPDVNLAERDAMLRQVKIMRSLCKRFDDVIIKKTLSDTRIFDAMRLEIARIITLGITGFDSPIAQHSIPEAQAAVEGLAEAFECYAAVLVQKDTAKLQEVRKCFRAAISYLASHAQDFNAFNRLHFIVEFANPLSEALYDVQVLLQIPFLETKRPFRTTAKTLFDPEAFDPTAYAPDYMDSLNLQQVALGKLLFFEPLLSENNQRSCASCHQPEHAFTDGLPRALTIARETHKLRNTPTLINSAFQASSSYDQKTIYLEDRVRFVVHSPDEMKSSLDAAAAKLAKSAEYQALFRAAFGVDNAVTGQHIAQAIASYMRSLIALNSRFDQYMRGDKTKMSESEQRGFNLFAGKAKCATCHFIPFFNGTVPPDFTETEAEVIGVPKEAKWKNAEIDPDIGKMATNGIELNRYMFKTPTLRNVALTAPYMHNGVYKTLDEVMRFYNVGGGKGIGIDLDHQTLPEDKLNLTKQEIQDIIAFMKALTDTTGLTARPTALPRFNDDMLNARKVGGSY from the coding sequence ATGAACCGCATCTTAACTTTTGTTGCAATTGCTATCATTGTCGTGGCGTCTAGCTGCACGAAGTTGCCCAAGACCAGCTCTACAGCTTCAAAAGACATTGCAGACTCAACGGTCAAAGCCACATTTTCGAAAAACCTACGCGCACTGCATGCAGCACTGGGTGCATTAGATTCACTGATTGCAAGTGCAGCCAGTGATACACTATCCAAAACAGTCGTGCAGCAAGCCTTCAGAACAGCTCGTCTTGCTTACAAGCGCATTGAGTTTCTTTCAGAGTATTATGCACCGCGTACTTCTGAAGAAATGAACGGTCCTGCACTGGTCAAGGTCGGTGAAGAATTCAAGCTCGAGCAGCCCACTGGCTTTCAAGTCTTAGAGGAAATGCTTTTCCCTGATGTCAACCTTGCGGAGCGTGATGCTATGCTTCGGCAAGTTAAAATCATGCGCTCGCTCTGCAAACGCTTTGATGATGTGATTATCAAAAAGACGCTCAGCGACACTCGCATATTCGATGCTATGCGGCTTGAGATTGCTCGCATTATCACGCTGGGCATTACAGGTTTTGATTCCCCTATTGCACAACACTCCATTCCTGAAGCTCAGGCAGCTGTAGAAGGTCTTGCTGAAGCTTTTGAGTGTTATGCAGCAGTGCTGGTGCAAAAAGACACCGCTAAGTTGCAGGAAGTGCGCAAGTGCTTCCGTGCTGCCATCAGCTACCTTGCAAGCCACGCTCAGGACTTCAATGCCTTCAATCGCCTTCACTTCATCGTAGAGTTTGCTAACCCGCTCTCTGAAGCACTCTATGATGTGCAGGTCTTGCTACAAATTCCATTTCTTGAGACAAAGCGCCCTTTCCGCACCACTGCTAAAACTTTGTTCGACCCTGAGGCATTTGACCCAACGGCTTATGCACCCGACTACATGGACTCACTAAACCTGCAACAAGTGGCGCTCGGCAAACTGCTTTTCTTTGAACCGCTTCTGTCTGAAAACAATCAGCGCTCTTGTGCTTCCTGCCATCAGCCTGAACATGCCTTCACTGATGGGCTGCCACGGGCGCTAACGATAGCACGCGAAACGCATAAATTGCGCAACACACCCACTCTCATCAATTCTGCCTTTCAAGCCAGTTCATCTTATGACCAGAAAACGATTTACCTCGAAGACCGCGTGCGCTTTGTAGTGCATAGTCCCGATGAAATGAAAAGCTCACTGGATGCCGCAGCAGCCAAACTTGCCAAAAGTGCCGAGTATCAAGCCCTATTTAGAGCGGCTTTCGGTGTGGACAATGCGGTTACGGGTCAGCACATTGCACAAGCGATTGCCAGCTATATGCGCTCGCTTATTGCCCTCAACTCTCGTTTTGACCAGTATATGCGCGGCGACAAAACAAAGATGAGTGAAAGTGAGCAGCGTGGCTTCAATCTCTTTGCGGGTAAAGCCAAGTGTGCTACTTGCCACTTCATTCCGTTTTTCAACGGCACTGTGCCACCTGATTTTACTGAGACAGAGGCAGAAGTTATCGGTGTCCCGAAAGAGGCTAAGTGGAAAAACGCTGAAATTGACCCTGACATCGGTAAAATGGCTACTAATGGAATAGAGCTTAACAGGTATATGTTCAAGACCCCGACGCTCCGCAATGTGGCGCTTACCGCACCTTATATGCACAACGGTGTCTATAAGACACTTGACGAAGTGATGCGCTTCTACAACGTTGGCGGCGGCAAGGGTATTGGTATTGACTTAGACCATCAAACGCTGCCTGAAGACAAACTCAACCTAACTAAGCAGGAAATTCAAGACATTATTGCTTTTATGAAAGCCCTCACGGACACAACGGGCTTAACTGCGCGCCCTACTGCCTTGCCACGGTTTAATGATGATATGCTCAACGCTCGAAAGGTCGGTGGAAGCTATTAG